In a genomic window of Gossypium arboreum isolate Shixiya-1 chromosome 7, ASM2569848v2, whole genome shotgun sequence:
- the LOC108488485 gene encoding probable calcium-binding protein CML28, with translation MDDEEKANNDRIFKRFDVNGDGKISAAELGEALKALGCVSVEEVSKMMSEMDTDGDGFISYEEFIAFAAANRGLMKDVAKIF, from the coding sequence atggatGATGAAGAGAAGGCTAACAACGATCGCATTTTCAAACGTTTCGATGTGAACGGGGACGGAAAAATCTCTGCAGCAGAGCTCGGAGAAGCATTGAAGGCGCTTGGCTGTGTCTCGGTGGAAGAAGTTTCGAAGATGATGTCTGAAATGGATACTGATGGGGACGGCTTCATTTCATACGAGGAGTTCATTGCGTTCGCCGCTGCCAACCGTGGCCTAATGAAGGATGTTGCTAAAATATTCTAG